The genomic interval AGGTTTGGGAACAGGGGGAAAGCCACAACACCACCTGCTTCCCCAGTCTGACAGTTCCTAATTCCCATGAGTGGTCAGCTTAATCAGGGATCCTCAGGTGATGGGGTGACACAGACTCCCTGTGAACCTCAGAGAGGCTCTTTAAGGTCCTAGAgtatttttcatctcttcttcctcagccttcaaCTTGCTATCCCTGACGATGGTGGGAGCCCCAATGCTGGTGACAGTAAAGAATGGAGGGAGCAATGTTCAGAAACCAAGCAGGAGGTTGAAGGTCTCGCCCAGCCCCAGCCATCGTGCATGTGCGCCCCTATATGCTCAAACGCACACACTACTGGgaggcgcctttggctcagtgggtagggcgccggccctatgtaccaagggtggaggattcaaacccagccctggccaaacggcaacaaaaaaatagccgggcgttgtggcgggcgcctgtagtcccagctactccggaggctgaggcaagagaatcacctaagcccacctaagtagaggttgttgtgagctgtgacaccatggcactctaccgagggtgacaaagcaagactctgtctctaaaaaaaatacacattactTTTGTAAAGATTATATTGGCCTATAACAGGGAACTCCAACGTACAGTAGTTTAAGCAAAATAGATGCTGATTACTCTCTCACATAACACTCTACACCAGCAATtttcaacctatgggttgcgacccctttttaacaatgaaaatacattgcggcattaggaaggttgagaaccactgctttacatcTCATTGGCCAGATTTTGGTTCCATGACCTTATCTAGTTGTACGGGAAGTTGGGAAATGTAGGCTTTTGTCTGAGCAGCAGTGTGCCCAGTTAATATACCAATGAGACAGTAGGAGTTGCTCGCACACGTAGTTTgaccatctctctcttttttcccttccgcCCCGGTCTGGCTGGCAGTGAGCACTGGCCTGGGAGGCAACTGCACAGGCTGTGTCACCTGCTCAGAGGAGAACGGCTGCTCCACCTGCCAGCAGAGGCTCTTCCTGTTTATTCGCCGGGAAGGTATCCGCCAGTACGGCAAGTGTGTGCACGACTGTCCCTCTGGCTACTTCGGCATTCGTGGCCAGGAGATCAACAGGTGCAAAAGTATGTGGCTTCTCCCTTGGGCTGTGCTAGTGCTGGGCTCCTGGACACTGCAGGCTCAGATCCCACCTTCTCactccaacacagccaaagggcATGGGCCTAAGCCAGCTCTGAGATACCAGCTTCATTCCAGGCTGCCTCTGTGGCCATAGGCCGTAGGCCAGTCCCCTCTCAGCTTTAATCAGCACTTATGGGACACAGAACTTTCACTTCTACCCAAGTTTGCTGTGTGGGCTTGGGCATGTAAGCTCTCTGGTCTTAGCTCAAATGGGAAAAGGAGTCCAAACTCCTAACTTTAATTTTCACTGTGACCCGGGACAAGGCATTACTGTCTCTGACCCTTGGTGGAAAAGAAGCAGGGAGTCCTCACTTTCAGCTTAGACTGGCTGTGTAACTTCAAGAAAGTCACTtgttttctctgagcctcagctcaAATGAGAACAGCAACTCCTTCATTTGCAGCCCAGTTTGACCTTGACCAAGTGTGGGCCTCAAAGGAGACACTGAGTCCTGACCCTAGTGCTGCAGAGCCTGGCGCTGCTTAGAGGCCCTCCCACCCAAGGCAGACCCAGAGGGCCCCCCTTTGCAGTAGCTGCCCTCACCCAGGTGTCCCGGCTTTATTACAGAATGTGGGGCCACTTGCGAGAGCTGCTTCAGCCAGGACTTCTGCATCCGGTGCAAGAGGCGGTTTTACTTGTATAAGGGGAAGTGTCTGCCCACCTGCCCGCTGGGCACCTTGGCCCACCAGAACACACAGGAGTGCCAGGGTGAGTGGGGACCTCCTTGCtctgccccttcctctccctccctagAGCAAGGGCTTGGTGAGAGGTGTCAGGAGACCCGAAAGAAATCAGTCAAATGCCATGTGGTGATGGGAGCGCCAACAACACCATGTCAGGTATGCTGGACACCTACACGTGTTAATACCGCAGCACACCAGCAGGACCACCACTGATATGGCCAAGATTGGcgtcattatttttattaccaagggaagcagcagggaacaaaagaagaGCACTGATAGTGGAATAAGACAGACCTGGAATCCAATCCTAGTAATTATCTTAAGTCACATCAGATCTCTGTCCCTCCATTTCTgtaaagagcaaaagaaaaagttagaATAGAACCCAGAACCTATCTCGTGGGGAAGGCttgttgtgaggattgaatgaatTAAAACAGTTTGAAAAGCTCAATACAGCAGCCAGCATGCAATAAATGCTCGCTACATGTCAAGATCATTATTATTACCACTCAGATTGTCTCCTGACAGCTCCTTGTCTGTGAGTGCTCTTCCGTGGGCTATTCTTACACAAGGATGTTCCTTGAATCTTCACCTGAACCACGTATCTCTGCCCACACATCCTCTCTGGACTCACGTTCATGGTCATTGTAGCAGCTGACTCACCACGTCTTGCCCTGAGCAGCAGACTTACATCCTCACCTGCCTTCTGGGTGCCTCCcttccacccccagccccagccccagcctgatgCATCCTCTGGGATTCCTCTGTCAATAACCAGTTCTGCTAACCCTGGGTGGCCATGCTCGAGATGCAGGCATCAttgttctctcttctccctccctgacCCTACATCCAGTCCAATCTCTTCACgcattcactttaaaaatatttactagatgggcggcacctgtggctcaaggagtggggcaccagcccatataccagaggtggcaggttcaaacccggccccagccaaaaactgcaaaaactgcttACTAGAGCATCCACTATGACCCAGCACTTTCCTAGGTGTTGGGAACATGGTAGAGAAAGCCTCTGCTCTCAAGGATATGACATTTCAGTGGGGAGACAGAAGAAGAAGAGATGGGtgaaaataaatgcataatgaTTGGTTGGCAGATAGAACTTTGGGGGGTAAAAAATGAAACAGCACAATGCCCTCAAGCCCACCACACCCCCAGCCCTCTTTTCCCCACTCCCCATGGCCTTCTTGCCACCCTCTGGCTGTCACTAGGATTCTGAGTACAGCTTCCTGCCCTTACTTCAGATCTGACTCCCTCCAGCCCATGCTCCACCCAGCAGTCTTATTTCAAAACGACAGTCTGCTCAGGCTTCTCTTCTGCCCAAGGCCCTTCCCGGCTCCCATTGCCCTCAGGCAGAGCCGACCCAGCCCTGGGCAGTCTGGTGCCCCTCTGCTGGCCTCTTCACCCCCAGCGTCTTTGAGGTCATGCTCCAGCTTAACCAGTTCCAGGTGGTTCTCACAGGCTCAGTGCCCCTGAGCACTTTGCTGGGGTTATTCCATCCACCTGGAGCACATCCTGCCCCCTCCATGAACCTGGCTAACCTTCCCTTCTCCTCATCTCACCCCCTCTTCCAGACTCAGCTCAGGAGTCTCCTCCTCCATGACCCAGGCTTCTCTGGGATCCTGCCACACCTCTCACTGTACTGACCACCCTTGCCTCCCAGCCTGGTCTCTAGGAGGTGAATTCCAGAAGGCAAGCCCAGGCCTGTCCTGTCTGCTGCCCCTCAACACACAGAATGgctcctggcacagagcaggcgcTCAGCCTTTACTGGTCAACGAATGCACCTAGTG from Nycticebus coucang isolate mNycCou1 chromosome 21, mNycCou1.pri, whole genome shotgun sequence carries:
- the RSPO4 gene encoding R-spondin-4 isoform X2, giving the protein MRAPLCLLLLVTHTVDMLALNRRKKQVSTGLGGNCTGCVTCSEENGCSTCQQRLFLFIRREGIRQYGKCVHDCPSGYFGIRGQEINRCKKCGATCESCFSQDFCIRCKRRFYLYKGKCLPTCPLGTLAHQNTQECQERSPSQKKGRKDRRPRKDRKLDRRPQAQPRPAGRQP